A window of the Oncorhynchus kisutch isolate 150728-3 linkage group LG12, Okis_V2, whole genome shotgun sequence genome harbors these coding sequences:
- the stxbp6l gene encoding syntaxin-binding protein 6 isoform X1, whose translation MNIQSAINRAVFAPRDERMLVAVEVKRRKRKRVPFLPTGGKGEYMTYICLSVTNKRPAQLLITKVKQFGGSAPFTRRSQWAVEQLRQVNGINPNKDCPEFDLVFDNAFDQWVASSAPEKCIFIQIMYHACQTYWEGKEGVPGSPSVDQQKGQRAQGGQGSPGAQGGQGSPGAQVGQIGGPVAQARRKSTVGLRPHHTEFVNCQSKLTGDACKMNLVLYRCKVFFNRMKKVMVSNQSRSQAGAGPRAGPSGQRPPGGSMGSVVQRASQALQERGERLGRAEDKTVDLMHKAQQFADTAHKLALKYSN comes from the exons ATGAATATCCAGTCAGCTATCAACAGGGCGGTGTTTGCTCCCCGGGATGAGAGGATGCTAGTGGCTGTGGAGGTGAAGAGGAGAAAAAGGAAAAGGGTCCCCTTTCTGCCCACTGGAGGCAAGGGAGAATACATGACATACATCTGTTTGTCAG TGACCAATAAGAGGCCAGCTCAGCTCCTCATCACCAAAGTCAAGCAGTTTGGAGGCTCCGCCCCCTTCACCAGAAGGTCACAGTGGGCCGTGGAGCAGCTTCGCCAGGTCAACGGCATCAACCCCAACAAG GACTGCCCAGAGTTTGACCTGGTGTTCGACAACGCCTTTGACCAATGGGTGGCCAGCTCAGCGCCAGAGAAGTGCATCTTCATCCAGATCATGTACCACGCCTGTCAGACCTATTGGGAAGGCAAGGAGGGAGTCCCTGGTAGCCCATCCGTGGACCAGCAGAAGGGGCAAAGAGCCCAAGGGGGCCAGGGTAGCCCAGGGGCACAAGGGGGCCAGGGTAGCCCAGGGGCCCAAGTGGGCCAGATAGGAGGGCCAGTGGCCCAGGCTAGACGGAAGAGCACCGTGGGTCTCAGGCCCCATCATACTGAGTTTGTCAACTGTCAGTCCAAACTCACAGGAG ATGCCTGCAAAATGAATCTGGTCCTGTACCGTTGCAAGGTCTTTTTCAATCGCATGAAGAAGGTGATGGTTTCAAACCAAAGCCGTTCTCAGGCTGGAG CAGGTCCTAGAGCAGGACCCAGTGGGCAGcgccctccagggggcagtatgGGTAGTGTAGTCCAGAGGGCCAGCCAGGCCCTGCAGGAGCGTGGGGAGAGACTGGGCCGGGCCGAGGACAAGACAGTAGACCTAATGCACAAAGCCCAGCAGTTTGCAGACACTGCTCACAAG CTGGCTCTGAAGTATTCAAACTAG
- the LOC109900896 gene encoding phospholipase DDHD1 produces the protein MSNFKDIKPTTRRLSSDNNSVSSNDWDMANDVFVSCYEEPMGETIHGEMDSVQSGLEMHLPPLLLGDHRLSQDGMILGLVEETYSAYHSLPDSGTGYLDITNDLKYTESDGSVTTKKRNRSNSSRHRGEFVTELGPEEVRWFYKEDKKTWKPFVGHDSLKIEVIYRKLCELNPCKVTCRNHATEPENTSGSATGSEAQPEDVAEGGAVQADPATGEGEGGGEGGYETDDIDLDSISVNVEAVCVRGGLYEVDVKEKECYPVYWNQQDRIPVMRGQWFIDGTWLPLEEDESDLIELEHLARFRGHQMREIYETATEVVTTAVDSKDCKVDGLNAIHSLKLSRSHVDWHSVDEVYLYSDATTSKIARTVTQRLGFSKAGSSGTRLHRGYVEEAAPEDTPPETTHIVFVVHGIGQKMDEGRIIRNTSMMRDAARKMEEKHFSDRSTEHVEFLPVEWRSKLCLDGDTVDSITPDKVRGLRDMLNSSAMDIMYYTSPLYRDEITRGLTQELNRLYTLFCMRNPEFEESGKVSIVSHSLGCVITFDIMTGWDPVRFHHEELSPDPKEMQECWSSYQERHLQEELRLTRLRLRDLENQFAGLQSPSSEGSSSALKFKVENFFCMGSPLAVFLALRGIRPGNNVTQDHILPKSICQRLFNVFHPTDPVAYRLEPLILKNYSNISPVQIHWYNTSSPTPYDLIRPTLLNPALKESASVSDTESLPSPCTSPPQARRHYGESITNLGKASIMGAASLGKGIGGIFFSRFSRSSGHVGGVEEEPSDSEGGVLEVDNAVSGEEGVAAELVEKLAVVEETREIEHSMSRSTSAILDNTTLELERRIDFELREGMVESRYWSAVTSHTAYWCSHDVALFLLTFMYRQEYPTQLSEDNPELS, from the exons ATGAGCAATTTTAAGGACATTAAGCCGACTACCCGTCGACTGAGCTCGGATAATAATTCCGTGAGCAGCAATGACTGGGATATGGCCAATGATGTGTTTGTGTCCTGCTACGAGGAACCGATGGGAGAGACTATACACGGGGAGATGGACTCGGTCCAGTCCGGCTTGGAAATGCACTTGCCTCCGCTGTTGCTAGGCGATCACCGTTTATCTCAAGACGGCATGATATTGGGCCTAGTGGAGGAAACTTACTCGGCCTATCACTCTCTCCCCGACTCAGGGACAGGCTATTTGGACATCACAAACGACCTGAAGTACACCGAAAGTGATGGGAGTGTGACTACAAAGAAGCGGAACCGCTCCAACAGTTCCAGACACCGCGGGGAGTTCGTCACCGAGCTGGGACCCGAGGAAGTTCGATGGTTCTACAAAGAGGACAAGAAAACCTGGAAGCCATTTGTTGGACACGACTCTTTGAAAATTGAAGTAATTTACCGCAAATTATGTGAACTAAACCCCTGCAAGGTGACATGTCGCAATCATGCCACCGAACCAGAGAACACCAGTGGGTCAGCCACGGGGTCCGAGGCCCAACCGGAGGATGTGGCGGAGGGGGGAGCTGTTCAGGCGGATCCGGCAACAGGAGAAGGggaaggtggaggggagggaggatacGAAACGGATGACATCGACCTGGATTCCATAAGTGTCAACGTTGAGGCTGTTTGCGTCAGAGGGGGTCTCTATGAAGTGGATGTCAAAGAGAAAGAATGTTACCCTGTCTACTGGAACC AGCAGGACCGTATTCCTGTGATGAGGGGCCAGTGGTTCATCGACGGCACGTGGCTTCCTCTGGAGGAGGACGAGAGTGACCTCATCGAGCTGGAGCACCTGGCCCGTTTTCGTGGCCACCAGATGAGGGAGATCTACGAGACTGCCACCGAGGTGGTGACCACCGCAGTGGACAGCAAGGACTGTAAAGTGGATGGACTCAATG CGATCCACAGTTTGAAACTGAGCCGAAGCCATGTGGACTGGCACAGTGTGGACGAGGTGTATCTCTACAGTGATGCCACCACCTCCAAGATCGCACGCACTGTCACCCAGAGACTGGGCTTCTCCAAAG CTGGCAGTAGTGGGACGCGTCTCCATCGGGGCTATGTGGAGGAGGCAGCGCCCGAAGACACACCGCCCGAAACAACACACATTGTCTTTGTGGTGCATGGGATTGGCCAGAAGATGGATGAGGGCCGCATCatcaggaacacaagcat GATGAGGGACGCTGCTAGGAAGATGGAGGAGAAGCATTTCTCCGATCGTTCCACAGAGCATGTGGAGTTCCTTCCTGTGGAGTGGAGGTCCAAACTGTGCCTGGATGGAG ACACCGTGGACTCCATCACTCCAGACAAAGTTCGAGGACTCAGAGACATGCTCAACAGCAGTGCTATGGACATCATGTACTACACCAGCCCTCTGTACAGAGACGAG ATCACTAGGGGTCTAACTCAGGAGCTGAATCGTCTATACACACTCTTCTGCATGCGGAACCCTGAGTTTGAGGAGAGTGGCAAGGTGTCCATCGTGTCCCACTCCCTGGGTTGTGTCATAACCTTCGACATCATGACAGGCTGGGACCCCGTACGCTTCCATCATGAAGAACTATCGCCGGACCCAAAAGAGATGCAAGAGTGCTGGTCAAGCTATCAGGAACGTCACCTACAAGAGGAGCTGAGACTCACACGACTCAG GTTACGGGATTTGGAAAATCAGTTTGCTGGTTTGCAATCCCCATCATCTGAAGGTTCTTCTTCAGCCTTGAAATTTAAG GTGGAGAACTTCTTTTGCATGGGTTCTCCCCTGGCCGTGTTCTTGGCGTTGCGAGGGATCCGACCGGGGAACAACGTGACCCAGGATCACATCTTACCCAAATCCATCTGCCAACGTCTCTTCAACGTCTTTCATCCTACCGACCCTGTG GCGTACCGATTGGAGCCCCTAATCTTAAAGAACTACAGTAACATTTCACCTGTCCAAATACACTG GTATAACACAAGTAGTCCGACTCCGTACGACCTGATCCGTCCCACGCTTCTCAACCCTGCACTGAAGGAAAGTGCATCTGTCTCGGACACAGAGAGCCTCCCTAGCCCCTGTACCTCCCCCCCTCAGGCCCGAAGACACTACGGAGAGTCCATTACGAACTTGGGGAAAGCCAGTAttatgg GCGCGGCAAGTCTCGGCAAAGGCATCGGAGGGATCTTCTTCTCCCGCTTCTCGCGCTCAAGTGGTCACGTGGGCGGCGTGGAGGAGGAGCCTTCCGACTCGGAGGGCGGGGTCTTAGAGGTGGATAATGCTGTGTCAGGGGAGGAGGGCGTGGCTGCGGAGTTAGTGGAGAAGTTAGCGGTAGTCGAGGAGACGAGAGAAATAGAGCACTCCATGTCTCGTTCCACCTCGGCTATCCTGGACAACACCACAT TGGAGTTGGAGAGGCGTATTGACTTTGAACTGCGAGAGGGCATGGTGGAGAGCCGCTATTGGTCGGCGGTGACCTCTCACACTGCCTATTGGTGTTCACACGACGTGGCACTGTTTCTTCTCACTTTCATGTACAGACAGGAGTATCCCACTCAGCTCTCTGAGGATAACCCAGAGTTATCCTAA
- the cgrrf1 gene encoding cell growth regulator with RING finger domain protein 1, giving the protein MAAVFLITLYEYSPLFYITVISLCFVVTAAMVLGWFGFDVPVILRSSDETESVVPVPEKRMVQVANPFALEMGSSGVASVTEGVSLLPCCLEPCVLSCYWGCGVHALQGALQTHQHGPSKLTTPHLFQEALHFQYHHCQSFHMSGEDREEHYTKMPADLGITDFGLLPRERYPIVAVLTLAESEARDTYNIVASVTVVHVPDDKYSLSARILFQYLLTAQGNMYELKPLFMSAESKGLSEATDPDRSTEAPPETQKREPGKEMPGMEDEEDWSEEGKGKDCVVCQNAPVNRVLLPCRHACVCDGCVHRFQHCPICRAFVLESFALFQQPHMEEVEEE; this is encoded by the exons ATGGCAGCGGTGTTTCTTATTACGTTGTATGAATATTCTCCATTATTTTACATTACTGTCATATCGTTATGTTTCGTTGTTACCGCCGCCATGGTCCTCGGCTG GTTTGGTTTCGATGTCCCAGTGATTCTCCGCAGCTCTGATGAGACTGAGTCAGTCGTGCCTGTCCCAGAGAAGAGGATGGTTCAGGTGGCCAACCCCTTTGCCCTAGAGATGGGGTCCTCTGGGGTGGCCTCTGTGACTG AGGGTGTGTCCCTGCTTCCATGCTGCCTGGAGCCTTGTGTGCTGAGTTGTTACTGGGGTTGTGGTGTCCATGCCCTACAGGGGGCGCTACAGACCCACCAACACGGCCCCAGTAAGCTCACCACCCCACATCTGTTCCAGGAAGCTCTGCACTTCCAGTACCACCACTGCCAAAGCTTCCA TAtgagtggagaggacagagaggagcatTATACCAAGATGCCAGCCGATCTGGGGATCACTGATTTCGGGCTTTTGCCACGGGAACGCTACCCCATAGTGGCTGTCCTCACACTGGCCGAATCTGAAGCAAGGGACACGTACAACATT GTCGCCAGCGTCACAGTGGTTCACGTTCCAGATGACAAATACAGCCTGTCGGCACGGATCCTGTTTCAATATCTCCTCACGGCACAAGGGAACATGTATGAGTTGAAG CCACTATTTATGTCAGCCGAGAGCAAGGGGTTGTCGGAGGCGACTGACCCCGACCGTAGCACAGAGGCACCACCAGAAACACAGAAAAGAGAACCCGGAAAGGAGATGCCAGGAATGGAAGATGAAGAGGATTGGTCAGAGGAGGGAAAAGGCAAAGACTGTGTGGTGTGTCAGAATGCACCTGTTAACCGCGTCCTGCTGCCCTGCAGGCACGCCTGTGTGTGTGACGGCTGTGTCCATCGCTTCCAACACTGCCCCATATGCAGAGCTTTCGTATTAGAGTCCTTTGCCCTGTTCCAGCAGCCCCatatggaggaggtagaggaagaatGA
- the stxbp6l gene encoding syntaxin-binding protein 6 isoform X2: MNIQSAINRAVFAPRDERMLVAVEVKRRKRKRVPFLPTGGKGEYMTYICLSVTNKRPAQLLITKVKQFGGSAPFTRRSQWAVEQLRQVNGINPNKDCPEFDLVFDNAFDQWVASSAPEKCIFIQIMYHACQTYWEGKEGVPGSPSVDQQKGQRAQGGQGSPGAQGGQGSPGAQVGQIGGPVAQARRKSTVGLRPHHTEFVNCQSKLTGDACKMNLVLYRCKVFFNRMKKVMVSNQSRSQAGGPRAGPSGQRPPGGSMGSVVQRASQALQERGERLGRAEDKTVDLMHKAQQFADTAHKLALKYSN, from the exons ATGAATATCCAGTCAGCTATCAACAGGGCGGTGTTTGCTCCCCGGGATGAGAGGATGCTAGTGGCTGTGGAGGTGAAGAGGAGAAAAAGGAAAAGGGTCCCCTTTCTGCCCACTGGAGGCAAGGGAGAATACATGACATACATCTGTTTGTCAG TGACCAATAAGAGGCCAGCTCAGCTCCTCATCACCAAAGTCAAGCAGTTTGGAGGCTCCGCCCCCTTCACCAGAAGGTCACAGTGGGCCGTGGAGCAGCTTCGCCAGGTCAACGGCATCAACCCCAACAAG GACTGCCCAGAGTTTGACCTGGTGTTCGACAACGCCTTTGACCAATGGGTGGCCAGCTCAGCGCCAGAGAAGTGCATCTTCATCCAGATCATGTACCACGCCTGTCAGACCTATTGGGAAGGCAAGGAGGGAGTCCCTGGTAGCCCATCCGTGGACCAGCAGAAGGGGCAAAGAGCCCAAGGGGGCCAGGGTAGCCCAGGGGCACAAGGGGGCCAGGGTAGCCCAGGGGCCCAAGTGGGCCAGATAGGAGGGCCAGTGGCCCAGGCTAGACGGAAGAGCACCGTGGGTCTCAGGCCCCATCATACTGAGTTTGTCAACTGTCAGTCCAAACTCACAGGAG ATGCCTGCAAAATGAATCTGGTCCTGTACCGTTGCAAGGTCTTTTTCAATCGCATGAAGAAGGTGATGGTTTCAAACCAAAGCCGTTCTCAGGCTGGAG GTCCTAGAGCAGGACCCAGTGGGCAGcgccctccagggggcagtatgGGTAGTGTAGTCCAGAGGGCCAGCCAGGCCCTGCAGGAGCGTGGGGAGAGACTGGGCCGGGCCGAGGACAAGACAGTAGACCTAATGCACAAAGCCCAGCAGTTTGCAGACACTGCTCACAAG CTGGCTCTGAAGTATTCAAACTAG